The following proteins are encoded in a genomic region of Pedosphaera parvula Ellin514:
- a CDS encoding XdhC family protein, translated as MKNLVFQALAEAARAGEPVALALISGAKGSSPQKVGAKALFYTDSRIKGTLGGGCLEAEIQHRAIQSLQTNQPSTFDLLLDHDFGWDDGLICGGKVSGLIIPNAQSAGDAFWQALANRQSTLTWGIKKDFSITRAEAANDFLYQETITPPCALWIAGAGHIAQAVAPLAAQLDFSVTVFDDRPALANHNYFPQEIALQVNVWEKLATLRLPFVPAFGLVVTRGHRHDALVLKDWIQKKFLFLGMIGSARKARTIFEHFLEEKIATPEQLQRVACPVGIPIKSQSVQEIAVSIMAQFIQKRAELVYENQGSPAAHSEIVEGT; from the coding sequence ATGAAGAACCTCGTTTTCCAGGCTTTGGCTGAAGCTGCCCGCGCCGGTGAACCTGTCGCTCTCGCCCTCATCTCCGGCGCCAAAGGCTCCAGCCCGCAAAAGGTCGGCGCCAAGGCACTCTTCTACACCGATAGTCGCATCAAAGGCACTCTGGGCGGCGGCTGTCTCGAAGCCGAAATTCAACACCGCGCCATCCAATCTCTTCAAACCAATCAGCCATCCACCTTCGACCTCCTCCTCGATCACGATTTCGGCTGGGACGATGGCCTCATCTGTGGCGGCAAGGTTTCCGGCCTCATCATCCCCAATGCCCAATCCGCTGGCGATGCCTTCTGGCAGGCACTCGCCAACCGCCAATCCACTCTGACTTGGGGCATCAAAAAAGATTTCTCCATCACCAGAGCAGAAGCCGCAAATGACTTTCTATATCAGGAAACCATCACTCCACCCTGCGCCCTCTGGATCGCCGGAGCCGGTCACATCGCCCAGGCCGTAGCTCCTCTCGCGGCCCAACTCGATTTCAGCGTCACCGTCTTCGATGACCGCCCTGCCCTCGCGAACCACAATTATTTCCCGCAGGAAATCGCCTTGCAGGTCAACGTCTGGGAAAAATTAGCCACTCTCCGTTTGCCCTTCGTCCCTGCTTTCGGTCTTGTGGTCACGCGCGGTCATCGCCACGACGCACTGGTGTTGAAAGATTGGATCCAGAAGAAATTTCTATTCCTTGGCATGATCGGCAGCGCCCGCAAAGCCCGCACCATCTTCGAACATTTCCTCGAAGAAAAAATCGCCACGCCCGAACAACTCCAACGCGTCGCCTGCCCCGTTGGCATTCCCATCAAATCTCAAAGTGTCCAGGAAATCGCCGTCAGCATCATGGCCCAATTCATTCAAAAACGCGCCGAACTCGTCTACGAAAACCAAGGCTCCCCCGCCGCCCACAGCGAAATAGTCGAGGGCACCTAA
- a CDS encoding RNA polymerase sigma factor, whose translation MMTDDMALVREYAGSNSEVAFATLVSRHVNLVYSVALQQVHDQHLAEEITQAVFIILARKAGKLSSKTILSGWLCRTVRYVSANALKIEWRRKRREQEAHMQSILNEPESEGAWKQIAPLLSVALAQLSEKDHDAIVLRFFEGKNMNEVGVALGVSKNTAKTRVSRAVDKLRRFFMKRGVVLSASVIAGAISANSVQAAPVGLATAVSAAKGTVVVASTANLITTTLKIMAWSKAKTAILAGVAVILTVGVVTGLVSISTTKPKGSSQQPADSASKQNTGTTADRRTPKGTMLVMANAMEAGDAKTYVESYVLATTEELKLKSTLEAMIVAMARFNDALSNKFGGEAAHSVFADMPFAFPTNRIDSLEQKIQGDSATVSLGEKAGRPIQFTKVNGEWRMQPDSFVHLSPAVLGDLYVRVIKALDETTPEISQDKFKTAMEAVDKMKERAR comes from the coding sequence ATGATGACCGATGACATGGCGTTGGTGCGGGAGTATGCCGGGAGTAATTCCGAGGTGGCGTTTGCCACCCTGGTGTCGCGGCATGTTAATCTGGTCTATTCTGTTGCTCTACAGCAGGTCCACGACCAGCATCTGGCGGAAGAAATTACCCAGGCCGTCTTCATCATTTTAGCACGGAAAGCTGGAAAACTCAGTTCGAAGACAATTCTCTCCGGGTGGCTCTGTCGCACGGTGCGATATGTTTCAGCCAACGCACTTAAAATTGAATGGCGGCGGAAACGTCGCGAACAGGAGGCGCACATGCAATCCATTTTGAACGAACCGGAATCTGAAGGCGCATGGAAGCAGATTGCTCCTTTACTGAGCGTGGCACTGGCGCAATTGAGCGAAAAGGACCATGACGCCATTGTGTTGCGGTTTTTCGAGGGCAAGAACATGAACGAAGTGGGAGTTGCCTTGGGTGTCAGCAAAAATACGGCTAAAACACGGGTGAGCCGGGCGGTGGATAAATTGAGAAGATTTTTTATGAAGCGAGGCGTGGTGCTTTCGGCCTCCGTGATTGCAGGCGCAATTTCGGCAAACTCGGTTCAAGCAGCACCAGTCGGATTGGCAACCGCTGTGTCGGCCGCTAAAGGAACAGTCGTCGTCGCTTCCACTGCAAACCTCATCACAACAACACTAAAAATTATGGCATGGTCAAAAGCGAAAACAGCAATCCTGGCTGGCGTGGCAGTTATTCTGACTGTTGGGGTAGTGACTGGCCTCGTCAGTATTAGCACCACAAAACCTAAAGGGTCTTCCCAGCAACCCGCGGACTCTGCTTCAAAACAGAATACGGGGACGACCGCCGATAGGAGGACACCCAAAGGAACGATGCTCGTCATGGCGAATGCGATGGAAGCTGGTGATGCAAAAACATATGTCGAGAGCTACGTGCTGGCCACCACTGAGGAATTGAAACTGAAGTCAACATTGGAGGCAATGATCGTGGCCATGGCCAGATTCAATGACGCACTTAGCAACAAGTTCGGAGGAGAGGCGGCCCACTCTGTTTTCGCGGACATGCCTTTTGCGTTCCCCACCAATCGGATTGATTCCCTTGAACAGAAAATTCAAGGCGATTCGGCCACAGTCTCCCTCGGCGAAAAAGCTGGTCGTCCCATTCAGTTCACAAAGGTTAACGGCGAGTGGAGGATGCAACCGGATAGTTTTGTTCATTTGAGTCCGGCGGTCCTGGGCGATCTTTATGTCCGGGTCATCAAGGCGCTGGATGAGACCACTCCCGAAATCTCGCAGGATAAATTCAAGACGGCCATGGAAGCCGTTGACAAGATGAAGGAAAGGGCGCGGTGA
- a CDS encoding type II secretion system protein — translation MKRAFTLFELLAVVAVIAVLVSLLLPALSRANAKSRRTTCLNNLKQVNLGLRMYVEDNGDTLPNTNAVMSAYKGLVKTYVGLEAPSSPNDRLFTCPADRFSVDAINNVVTSGSMHESSAWDYSSYGFNGLNRMSELLPGVAGKKLSSIRDSVKTVLLAENSAFFGFSWHEPGSPPIANNAQSVVSFGDGHVDYVRIYWDGVSGKTDAPMFYNPPAGYDYKWSGD, via the coding sequence GTGAAACGCGCGTTCACGCTCTTCGAGTTGCTTGCCGTCGTTGCGGTGATTGCTGTGCTGGTGAGTTTGTTGCTTCCCGCCCTGTCCCGCGCAAACGCCAAGTCCAGGCGCACCACCTGTCTCAACAATCTAAAGCAGGTGAATCTTGGCTTGCGGATGTATGTCGAAGACAATGGCGACACGCTTCCCAATACCAATGCAGTGATGTCCGCCTATAAAGGGCTGGTGAAAACGTATGTCGGGCTGGAAGCACCTTCTTCACCCAATGACCGGCTTTTCACGTGCCCAGCCGACCGATTCAGCGTGGATGCGATCAACAATGTTGTCACAAGCGGGAGCATGCACGAAAGCTCCGCGTGGGATTATTCCAGCTATGGATTCAACGGCCTTAACCGGATGAGCGAGTTGCTTCCTGGTGTTGCTGGTAAAAAGCTTTCTTCAATCCGTGACTCAGTGAAAACAGTCTTGTTGGCGGAGAACTCGGCCTTCTTCGGGTTCTCGTGGCATGAGCCGGGGAGTCCGCCGATAGCAAACAATGCGCAGAGTGTCGTCAGCTTCGGTGACGGGCACGTCGATTATGTTCGCATCTATTGGGATGGCGTTAGCGGCAAAACAGATGCGCCGATGTTTTACAATCCGCCTGCTGGATATGATTATAAATGGAGCGGAGATTGA